From Brevibacillus marinus, a single genomic window includes:
- a CDS encoding proline dehydrogenase family protein, protein MNSCNDQQKIVADVLKTIARSEAIKEYVQRSPELYRLLYAAARRFVTGETAEAALETADRLSACGYRVSLEYIGENTVDRAACREAQAAFLRLIDEAGRRQVDAAVSFDLSHIGLSLDPGLAEAHLREMAEAASLQGVTLMISMEESAKTERILRLYQKIASLHANVGITVQAHLHRSPADLTRLLTLPGRIRLVKGAYKEPAEVALPRGEELNLRYLQLVERCVAAEHPISIATHDPQLIRLMEQKGYLHLPFVEMEMLYGIQPELSKQLLEQGVKLRIYLTYGTEWYLYLCHRLAEYPPNLFVALADMQDPARTAQIPY, encoded by the coding sequence ATGAACAGTTGCAACGACCAGCAGAAAATAGTGGCCGATGTTTTGAAGACTATTGCCCGCAGCGAAGCGATCAAAGAGTACGTCCAGCGGTCACCGGAGCTCTACCGGCTGCTTTACGCGGCAGCCCGCCGGTTCGTGACCGGTGAGACAGCGGAAGCGGCGCTTGAGACAGCGGACCGTTTGTCGGCTTGTGGGTACCGGGTCTCCCTGGAGTATATCGGCGAGAATACAGTGGACAGGGCTGCCTGCAGAGAAGCGCAAGCTGCGTTTTTGCGCCTGATTGACGAAGCGGGGCGGCGGCAGGTGGATGCTGCCGTATCGTTTGACCTGTCCCACATCGGGTTGTCGCTTGACCCTGGCTTGGCCGAGGCTCACCTGCGGGAGATGGCGGAAGCAGCCAGCCTGCAAGGGGTAACGCTGATGATCAGTATGGAGGAGTCTGCCAAGACGGAGCGGATCCTGCGGCTTTATCAAAAGATTGCTTCACTCCACGCCAATGTTGGGATCACCGTGCAGGCTCATCTGCACCGTTCGCCCGCCGATTTGACCCGGCTGCTGACCCTGCCGGGCAGAATCCGCCTCGTCAAAGGGGCGTACAAAGAACCGGCCGAGGTGGCCTTACCGCGCGGAGAGGAACTGAACCTGCGCTATCTGCAGCTGGTGGAACGGTGTGTAGCGGCTGAGCATCCCATCTCTATCGCCACCCACGATCCGCAACTGATCCGGCTAATGGAACAGAAGGGGTATCTCCACCTGCCGTTTGTGGAAATGGAGATGCTGTACGGCATTCAGCCGGAGTTGAGCAAACAGCTGCTTGAACAGGGGGTAAAGCTGCGAATCTATCTGACCTACGGCACGGAGTGGTATCTGTATTTGTGCCATCGGCTGGCCGAATATCCGCCCAATCTGTTTGTCGCGCTGGCAGACATGCAGGATCCGGCCCGGACGGCACAGATTCCCTACTGA
- a CDS encoding IclR family transcriptional regulator, which produces MEEQKSTVRAVERALDILLCFTDATELGLSDIAKRISLHKSTVHRLLASLEGKGFVVRDPRTDKYRLGFRIWELSANMSRSDDPAQILLPEMERLRDLVGETISLYVRDGNERIRIQAVQSNQAIRRVAPVGARMPLAVGASSKVLVAYADEKTRAEILNDPDWPASVDRAAYVEQLEQIRKLGYATSVEEREAGAAAVAAPIFNRDGRLVAALAVSGPSNRLTMEKMQEISAPLMEAAWRMGKMIR; this is translated from the coding sequence GTGGAAGAACAAAAATCAACCGTGCGTGCTGTCGAGCGGGCGCTGGATATCCTGCTCTGCTTTACCGATGCGACGGAACTGGGATTGAGCGACATTGCCAAGCGCATTTCGCTGCATAAAAGTACCGTTCACCGCCTGCTGGCGTCGCTGGAGGGAAAAGGGTTTGTCGTCCGGGATCCACGTACGGACAAATATCGCCTTGGCTTCCGCATCTGGGAATTGTCCGCCAACATGTCACGCTCTGATGATCCCGCGCAAATCCTGCTGCCGGAGATGGAACGCTTGCGCGATCTGGTGGGTGAAACGATCAGTTTGTACGTCCGCGACGGGAATGAGCGGATTCGCATCCAGGCGGTGCAGAGCAATCAAGCGATCCGGCGCGTAGCTCCGGTGGGAGCGCGCATGCCGCTGGCTGTCGGCGCTTCCAGCAAGGTCTTGGTTGCTTATGCGGACGAAAAGACTCGCGCGGAGATTTTGAACGATCCGGATTGGCCGGCCAGCGTCGATCGGGCCGCGTATGTGGAACAGCTGGAACAGATCCGCAAACTGGGCTATGCCACCAGCGTCGAAGAGCGGGAAGCGGGAGCGGCAGCAGTGGCGGCTCCGATTTTCAACCGCGACGGCAGACTGGTCGCCGCCTTGGCCGTCTCCGGGCCGTCCAACCGCTTGACGATGGAGAAGATGCAGGAAATCTCCGCGCCTCTGATGGAAGCGGCCTGGAGAATGGGCAAGATGATCCGCTAA
- a CDS encoding DNA translocase FtsK, whose product MWKWLHKLWRLLVNEAEGKQRPEGDDVRAVKPRPLQARAKAIYPRERQRHREAPPEERLTARRGRFRFPVIPDEPRRTASVRDEQPTPYELFRQAPAKSKQAPEASVHEQIQSDILSPIYGRIDPNRPYERGFRPSESTQLAPAAEQSEAPHREGQGSEPVPPAVPTAEEGVSGRHDAAAESGFDKGEADTGLVDRHKQPGSLLFTTDSALLSASAEGVNGEGDEPVAPPAVGGAAESSYSETTLDEGRGVAGTQAGSCADAGETSAAEPVASAAGAAMDAAAPAAPAGEREAAAEQAVAAGEQEVAAAVPTHDQQLLLAEPRLVLDRPPAAGASAASSFGEPPAERADATYRFPPLHLLQLPPQTEAADEASTLEQKRLLEETLHNFNVLAQVVGIVRGPTVTRFELQPAPGVKVNKITGLADDIKLSLSAKDIRIEAPIPGRNAVGIEVPNRKSMPVYIRQIIGSPAFRNHPSPLAVALGMDIGGEAIVADIKKMPHGLIAGATGSGKSVCINSIIVSLLYKARPDQVRLLLIDPKMVELAPYNHLPHLVTPVVTDAKQATAALKWAVEEMERRYALFVEAGARDIERYNRMAEESLPYIVIVIDELADLMMVAPQDVEDAIIRIAQKARACGIHLLLATQRPSVDVITGNIKANVPTRLAFAVFSQVDSRTILDQAGAERLLGRGDMLFLESGAAPVRLQGNFVSDDEIERVTQMIKQQRKPDYLFTREELEQSVHTYDAAEDPLYWEALVHVAEQGQASASALQRRFRIGYNRAARLIEMMEADGYVAGQSGGKPRTVLITAEDAKALAQGTNE is encoded by the coding sequence ATGTGGAAGTGGTTGCACAAACTCTGGAGGCTGCTGGTGAACGAGGCAGAAGGAAAACAGCGTCCGGAGGGAGATGACGTCAGGGCGGTGAAGCCGCGCCCGCTGCAGGCTCGCGCGAAAGCGATCTATCCGCGGGAGCGGCAAAGACACAGAGAGGCCCCGCCTGAAGAGCGGCTTACTGCGCGGCGCGGGCGGTTTCGCTTTCCTGTCATTCCGGACGAGCCAAGGCGAACAGCATCTGTTCGTGACGAGCAGCCAACGCCGTACGAGTTGTTTCGGCAAGCGCCGGCAAAGTCCAAGCAAGCACCGGAGGCGAGTGTTCACGAGCAAATTCAGTCAGACATTCTCTCTCCTATATACGGAAGAATCGATCCGAACCGGCCGTATGAGCGGGGATTCCGACCGTCGGAAAGCACGCAGCTGGCCCCCGCCGCTGAGCAGAGCGAAGCGCCGCACAGAGAGGGGCAAGGAAGCGAACCGGTTCCTCCCGCTGTCCCGACTGCGGAGGAGGGGGTCAGCGGGAGGCACGACGCAGCTGCAGAAAGCGGGTTCGACAAGGGCGAGGCGGATACCGGATTGGTTGACCGTCACAAGCAGCCCGGATCGCTCCTTTTCACGACGGACAGCGCCCTGCTGTCAGCATCCGCGGAAGGGGTGAACGGTGAGGGCGATGAGCCGGTTGCGCCGCCAGCCGTCGGAGGAGCTGCGGAAAGCTCGTACAGCGAAACAACCCTGGACGAAGGGAGAGGAGTCGCCGGGACGCAAGCAGGGAGCTGCGCAGACGCAGGCGAAACGTCCGCAGCGGAACCTGTCGCCTCCGCCGCGGGTGCGGCAATGGATGCGGCTGCTCCAGCCGCGCCGGCGGGCGAGCGCGAAGCGGCTGCCGAGCAAGCGGTCGCCGCTGGCGAGCAAGAAGTCGCCGCTGCCGTCCCAACGCACGACCAGCAGCTGCTGCTAGCGGAACCGCGTTTGGTGCTTGATCGTCCACCAGCCGCTGGAGCGAGCGCTGCCAGCAGCTTCGGCGAACCGCCTGCGGAGCGCGCGGACGCCACCTACCGCTTTCCCCCGCTCCACCTGCTGCAGCTGCCGCCGCAGACGGAAGCGGCCGATGAGGCGTCCACGCTCGAGCAGAAACGATTGTTGGAAGAAACGCTGCACAACTTCAACGTGCTGGCACAGGTAGTGGGGATTGTTCGCGGACCGACGGTTACCCGTTTTGAACTGCAGCCGGCACCGGGGGTAAAGGTCAACAAGATTACCGGGCTGGCGGATGATATCAAGCTGAGTCTCAGCGCCAAGGATATCCGGATTGAAGCGCCGATTCCCGGCCGCAATGCGGTGGGCATCGAGGTGCCCAATCGCAAAAGCATGCCGGTGTACATCCGCCAGATCATCGGCTCGCCCGCCTTTCGCAACCATCCATCCCCGCTGGCTGTCGCGCTCGGGATGGACATTGGCGGCGAAGCGATCGTTGCCGATATCAAAAAAATGCCGCACGGCTTAATCGCGGGCGCGACCGGTTCGGGGAAAAGCGTCTGCATCAATTCCATCATTGTCAGTCTGCTGTATAAAGCGCGGCCGGATCAGGTGCGCCTGCTGTTGATCGACCCCAAGATGGTGGAACTGGCCCCTTACAACCACCTGCCGCATCTGGTGACCCCCGTCGTAACCGATGCCAAGCAGGCTACCGCGGCGCTGAAGTGGGCCGTGGAAGAAATGGAGCGGCGGTACGCGCTGTTCGTCGAGGCAGGTGCGCGGGACATCGAGCGGTACAACCGGATGGCGGAAGAGTCTCTGCCGTACATCGTCATCGTGATTGACGAGTTGGCTGACCTGATGATGGTCGCGCCGCAGGACGTGGAGGACGCGATTATCCGGATCGCGCAAAAAGCGAGAGCTTGCGGGATTCACCTGCTGCTGGCCACACAGCGGCCGTCTGTCGATGTGATCACCGGCAACATCAAGGCTAACGTGCCCACGCGTTTGGCGTTTGCCGTATTCTCTCAGGTGGATTCACGGACCATCCTCGATCAGGCGGGCGCGGAGCGGCTGTTGGGCCGTGGCGATATGCTCTTTCTGGAGAGCGGCGCGGCTCCTGTTCGCTTGCAGGGGAATTTCGTCTCCGATGACGAGATCGAACGGGTCACGCAGATGATCAAGCAGCAGCGCAAACCGGACTACCTGTTTACCAGGGAAGAGCTGGAACAATCTGTGCATACGTATGACGCGGCGGAAGATCCGCTCTATTGGGAAGCGCTCGTGCATGTCGCCGAACAAGGACAGGCCTCCGCATCCGCTTTGCAGCGGCGGTTCCGCATCGGTTACAACCGGGCGGCCCGGCTGATCGAAATGATGGAAGCGGATGGATACGTGGCAGGGCAGAGCGGCGGAAAACCGCGAACGGTGCTGATTACCGCGGAGGATGCAAAAGCGCTGGCGCAAGGGACAAACGAGTGA